DNA from Thermococcus sp. EP1:
TCTCCTCCCAATACCCCCACTGGACGGTTATAAGGTCCTAAAGTGGAATCCTGGTTATTGGGCAGTTGCAATAGGGACTGCTTTTCTCCTTCAATCCCTCCTCTAATTTTTCACCTTTAGTGATACAAAAAGAGAAAAGTTAAAATAGAACGGGCAAATTGAGATATAGAGGTGAAGAAAATGGAGTACAAAATACCTTTCGGTGTCAAACTAGATTTTGAAACTGGGATTATTGAGAATGCAAAGAAAAGTGTTAGGAAGCTCAGTGACATGAAGGGATATTTTATCGATGAAGAGGCACAGAAAAAAATGATTGAAGAAAGCGACCCCGTGGTTTATGAGGTATATGCTATAGAACAGGAAGAGAAGGAAGGAGATTTAAACTTCGCTACAACAGTTCTTTATCCAGGAAAGGTGGGAAAAGAGTTTTTCATGACAAAAGGTCATTATCATTCAAAGATAGACCGAGCAGAAGTTTACTTTGCTCTCAAGGGCAAGGGAGGAATGCTTTTACAAACCCCAGAAGGTGACGCAAAATGGATCCCAATGGAGCCTGGTACAATAGTCTATGTTCCTCCATATTGGGCCCATAGAACAATAAACACTGGAAATGAGCCATTTATCTTTTTAGCCCTCTACCCAGCAGATGCTGGACATGATTATGGAACAATTGCTGAAAAAGGATTTTCTAAAATAGTAATTGAGGAAAACGGGGAAATTGTTGTCAAAGACAACCCCAAATGGCAAGAATAAATCTCTTTTTCACTTTATTTATATTCTTAAGATATCTGGATAAAAAATCCAATAGAAAACGAGCTTTTAGCTATTTGACTCTCCTCATTGGCTTTGACAGGCATTTCTGGAGTAAAAACTAAAAGATTTTTATATGCTTAAAACATAACCCCTACGGTGGTGTTAATGACCTTCGATAAAAAGAGGATAGAGGATATTAAAAAAGCCGAAGAAGAATGGAATGAAAAAACTGTAAAACCTTTCATCGCAAAAAGGCCAGAAAGAAAGGAAAAATTCATGACCGCAGATGGATTTGAGATCAAACGGGTATACACTCCCGCTGATCTTGAGAACTGGGAGTATCTAGAAAAGCTCAACTTCCCTGGCCAATACCCATTCACAAGAGGAGTTTATGCTACGATGTATAGAGGAAGACTATGGACAATGAGACAATACGCTGGTTTTGGAACCGCTGAAGAAAGCAATAAGCGTTACAAATACCTCTTGGAGCAAGGGCAAACTGGTCTAAGCGTCGCTTTTGATTTACCAACACAAATTGGTTATGATTCCGATCACCCCATGGCAGAAGGTGAGGTTGGTAAAGTCGGTGTTGCTATTGATTCTCTCAAGGATATGGAGATACTCTTTGATGGAATTCCCCTAGATAAGGTTTCTACATCAATGACAATTAACGCTACAGCCGCTAATCTCTTAGCCATGTATATTCTTGTGGGTCAAAAACAAGGTGTTTCACAAGATCAACTTAGAGGAACTGTACAAAACGATGTATTAAAGGAATACATCGCCAGAGGAACGTACATCTTCCCACCACAGCCATCTATGAGGCTAACAACAGACATCATAATGTATTGTGCAGAACATGTTCCAAAATGGAACTCAATAAGTATAAGTGGGTACCATATTAGAGAAGCTGGAGCAAATGCAGTTCAAGAAGTTGCCTTCACTCTTGCTGATGGTATTGAGTATGTTAAGGCTGTCATAGCAAGAGGTATGGACGTTGATAAGTTCGCTCCAAGATTGAGCTTCTTCTTCAATGCTCACAACAATTTCCTAGAAGAGATTGCCAAGTTTAGGGCAGCAAGAAGACTGTGGGCCAAGATAATGAAGGAGAAATTTGGAGCCAAGAACCCAAGATCAATGCTCTTGAGATTCCACACCCAAACAGGCGGTTCAACACTCACAGCTCAACAACCAGAAAACAATATAGTTAGAGTTGCCATTCAGGCCCTAGCCGCAGTTTTAGGTGGAACCCAATCCCTCCACACTAATAGTTATGATGAGGCCCTGAGCCTTCCAACAGAAAAGAGCGTTAGAATCGCCTTAAGAACACAACAAATCATTGCATACGAGAGTGGAGTGGTTGATACCATCGACCCACTTGGAGGAAGCTATTACATTGAGTGGCTTACCGATCACATAGAAGAAGAAGCTATGAAGTACATTGAAAAGATTGAAGGCATGGGAGGAATGATGAAGGCCATTGAAAGGGGATACATCCAGAAGGAGATCGCCGACTCAGCTTATAAGTACCAGAGGGAAGTTGAAGAGAAGAAGCGCATTATTGTTGGTGTGAACGAATTTATCGTAGATGAACCACTAGAAGTAGAAATCCTCAAAGTCGATCCAAGCATCAGGGATAAACAGGTAGAGAGATTAAAGAAACTTAGAAGTGAACGCAATAATAAAAAGGTTGAAGAAGCATTGGACGCATTGAGAAAAGCCGCTGAGACCGAAGATGAGAACCTAATGCCATACATAATCGAAGCCCACAAGCACCTTGCAACCCTTGGTGAGGTTACTGACATTCTCAGAGAGGTTTGGGGTGAATACAGGGCCCCATTGATTTTCTGATTCTATCCAATTTTCTTTTCTAAATATATTACAATAGCCAAAAGCACTACTAAGCCTAAAATCAACAGGTAAATTTCTCTCGAAGTTAATTCACTCACTTCTGGCCTTCCCCCAGATACTTTAAAGTGGAGGGTTACGTTTCCCTCCCCAACAACAGCTATGGCAACAAAATCTTCATAACTCCTTATCCCAAACTCCCCTTTTATAGTCCTTCCTCTTCCCTTAAAGACCCCTTTAAAATTAGTAGAGAGTGGGTCAAGATTCTCTTTCTCATTGTTAAGAGTGAAATAATAAGCCCTAAGTTCAACCTGTTTATCTGAATCTAAAGAAACCTCAAGCCGTTGTCCTCTAAGAGACGTTGCATTTATAATAAAAGTTCTCAAGCCCTCACCAAATTCTCTCCTTTTAAGTTCAAAGCTTATATTCTTAGGTTCGTTGAGATACTCAGCCACCAAAAGCACTCCGTCAAAGTAGTTTTCCCC
Protein-coding regions in this window:
- the pgiA gene encoding glucose-6-phosphate isomerase, with the translated sequence MEYKIPFGVKLDFETGIIENAKKSVRKLSDMKGYFIDEEAQKKMIEESDPVVYEVYAIEQEEKEGDLNFATTVLYPGKVGKEFFMTKGHYHSKIDRAEVYFALKGKGGMLLQTPEGDAKWIPMEPGTIVYVPPYWAHRTINTGNEPFIFLALYPADAGHDYGTIAEKGFSKIVIEENGEIVVKDNPKWQE
- a CDS encoding methylmalonyl-CoA mutase, whose amino-acid sequence is MTFDKKRIEDIKKAEEEWNEKTVKPFIAKRPERKEKFMTADGFEIKRVYTPADLENWEYLEKLNFPGQYPFTRGVYATMYRGRLWTMRQYAGFGTAEESNKRYKYLLEQGQTGLSVAFDLPTQIGYDSDHPMAEGEVGKVGVAIDSLKDMEILFDGIPLDKVSTSMTINATAANLLAMYILVGQKQGVSQDQLRGTVQNDVLKEYIARGTYIFPPQPSMRLTTDIIMYCAEHVPKWNSISISGYHIREAGANAVQEVAFTLADGIEYVKAVIARGMDVDKFAPRLSFFFNAHNNFLEEIAKFRAARRLWAKIMKEKFGAKNPRSMLLRFHTQTGGSTLTAQQPENNIVRVAIQALAAVLGGTQSLHTNSYDEALSLPTEKSVRIALRTQQIIAYESGVVDTIDPLGGSYYIEWLTDHIEEEAMKYIEKIEGMGGMMKAIERGYIQKEIADSAYKYQREVEEKKRIIVGVNEFIVDEPLEVEILKVDPSIRDKQVERLKKLRSERNNKKVEEALDALRKAAETEDENLMPYIIEAHKHLATLGEVTDILREVWGEYRAPLIF